In Microbacterium esteraromaticum, the following proteins share a genomic window:
- a CDS encoding aldo/keto reductase, translating to MKLFGTGAADTPTSTAPGLDSHPSAPIPVIGPGVGEGIRVPLGETGHSIFPLMLGAAEFGWSTDQHTSGGILDRYVEFGGNAVHTADGFSGGRSEHIIGQWMRARRIRDQITLSVRIGSHADNPGLGSVNLVRAVEGSLTRLDVDCIDVLYLDASLDGSTVLEDTLATVEWLRDAGKIRSVGAFRFAPERLVEARILASAGYPRIEVVDEPYNLVRRAGLEGDLRLVAAAQNLAVTPSHALEHGFLSGQHRRKSSVSGVRGEQMKGNLNRRGIRVLRVLDRIAEELSVPVAAVSIAWLLAQRTVVAPIVNAFAPQHVEELMQGAGVSLLRSHVAELTRAGD from the coding sequence GTGAAGCTCTTCGGCACAGGCGCAGCCGACACGCCGACGAGTACCGCGCCCGGACTCGACTCGCATCCATCCGCTCCGATCCCGGTGATCGGCCCTGGAGTAGGAGAGGGCATCCGTGTGCCGCTCGGGGAGACGGGCCACTCGATCTTCCCTCTCATGCTGGGAGCCGCCGAGTTCGGCTGGAGCACCGACCAGCACACCAGCGGCGGCATCCTCGACCGCTATGTCGAATTCGGCGGCAACGCGGTGCACACCGCCGACGGCTTCTCGGGCGGCCGCAGTGAGCACATCATCGGCCAATGGATGCGTGCGCGGAGGATCCGCGACCAGATCACGCTCAGCGTGCGCATCGGCTCGCACGCCGACAACCCCGGGCTCGGTTCGGTCAACCTCGTGCGCGCGGTCGAGGGATCTCTGACGCGGCTCGACGTCGACTGCATAGACGTGCTCTACCTCGACGCCTCTCTCGACGGCAGCACTGTGCTGGAAGACACTCTCGCCACTGTGGAGTGGCTGCGCGATGCCGGGAAGATCCGGTCGGTCGGCGCCTTCCGCTTCGCGCCGGAGCGACTCGTCGAGGCACGCATCCTCGCCTCGGCGGGCTACCCCCGCATCGAGGTGGTCGATGAGCCGTACAACCTCGTGCGCCGCGCTGGCCTCGAGGGCGATCTGCGACTGGTCGCGGCCGCCCAGAATCTCGCAGTCACCCCGTCGCACGCGCTCGAGCACGGCTTCCTCTCCGGGCAGCACCGGCGCAAGTCGTCGGTCAGCGGCGTGCGAGGCGAGCAGATGAAGGGAAACCTCAACCGCCGCGGCATCCGCGTGCTTCGCGTGCTCGACAGGATAGCCGAGGAGCTCTCGGTGCCCGTGGCGGCGGTGTCGATCGCCTGGCTGCTGGCGCAGCGCACGGTTGTGGCGCCCATCGTCAACGCCTTCGCTCCGCAGCACGTCGAGGAGCTCATGCAGGGCGCAGGGGTGTCGCTCCTGCGATCGCACGTCGCCGAGCTCACCCGCGCGGGCGATTGA
- a CDS encoding histidine phosphatase family protein translates to MTHYIYLVRHGEHQDAEHGVDDGPLSPRGQRQAELIADRLSGLPLDAVWHSPLLRAAETARTIAARLPSVDPVPSALLFDCVPSGMSEDVPSVYEPFFGSVSDAEIEAGSAQMADAVGEFLRRRNGDVHEVLITHNFVISWFVREVLGAPDWRWMTLNQAHCGLTVIAQKQGRPWTLLSHNDLGHLPMELRTGLPEGALV, encoded by the coding sequence GTGACGCACTACATATATCTGGTCAGACACGGTGAACATCAGGATGCCGAGCACGGCGTCGATGACGGACCCCTCTCGCCTCGCGGTCAGCGTCAGGCGGAGTTGATCGCAGACCGCCTGTCGGGGCTGCCGCTCGACGCAGTCTGGCATTCTCCGCTGCTGCGTGCGGCGGAGACCGCGCGCACCATCGCGGCGCGCCTTCCCTCCGTCGACCCGGTGCCGTCGGCTCTGCTCTTCGATTGCGTGCCCAGTGGCATGAGCGAGGATGTGCCGTCGGTCTACGAGCCCTTCTTCGGCTCGGTGAGCGACGCCGAGATCGAGGCGGGCTCAGCCCAGATGGCGGACGCTGTTGGCGAGTTCCTGCGTCGTCGCAACGGCGACGTGCACGAGGTGCTGATCACCCACAACTTCGTGATCTCGTGGTTCGTGCGCGAGGTTCTGGGTGCGCCGGACTGGCGCTGGATGACCCTCAATCAGGCGCATTGCGGGCTGACTGTGATCGCGCAGAAGCAGGGACGCCCGTGGACACTCCTGAGTCACAACGATCTCGGTCATCTGCCGATGGAGCTGCGCACCGGCCTGCCCGAGGGCGCTCTGGTCTGA
- the dapB gene encoding 4-hydroxy-tetrahydrodipicolinate reductase yields MTTQVALVGGTGSLGRIIHGVIDQLDGFEVRSVLGSASDLDEIDGADLVVDASTPAVSIDVVRAAIERGINVLVGTSGWSQERIALVRPLVETAGTGAVFIPNFSLGSALGSALAAAAAPFFPTAEIIEAHHDRKIDSPSGTAVRTAELMVTAREAQGPFQAPHVDQRARGQQVAGVPVHSLRRPGVIAKQEAILSGPGESLTIVHDTIDPAAAYAPGIRLAVPFARDARGVVVGLENLVDIGIRTRS; encoded by the coding sequence ATGACGACACAGGTCGCCCTCGTCGGCGGTACAGGCTCACTCGGTCGCATCATCCACGGGGTGATCGACCAGCTCGACGGCTTCGAGGTGCGCTCGGTGCTCGGATCCGCGAGCGATCTCGACGAGATCGACGGTGCGGACCTGGTCGTCGATGCCTCGACCCCCGCGGTCAGCATCGACGTCGTGCGGGCGGCGATCGAACGGGGGATCAATGTGCTGGTGGGCACCTCGGGGTGGTCGCAGGAGCGCATCGCGCTGGTCAGGCCGCTGGTCGAGACCGCCGGCACCGGAGCGGTCTTCATTCCGAACTTCTCGCTGGGCTCGGCGCTGGGTTCGGCCCTCGCCGCAGCAGCTGCGCCGTTCTTCCCAACCGCGGAGATCATCGAGGCACACCACGACCGCAAGATCGATTCGCCCAGCGGCACCGCAGTGCGCACCGCCGAGCTGATGGTCACCGCGCGGGAGGCGCAGGGCCCGTTCCAGGCTCCCCATGTCGACCAGCGCGCTCGGGGACAGCAGGTCGCCGGCGTGCCCGTGCATTCGCTGCGTCGTCCCGGAGTGATCGCCAAGCAGGAGGCGATCCTCTCCGGACCGGGGGAGTCGCTCACCATCGTGCACGACACCATCGACCCGGCCGCGGCTTACGCGCCGGGGATCCGTCTCGCCGTGCCGTTCGCGAGGGATGCGCGCGGTGTCGTCGTCGGCCTCGAGAACCTCGTCGACATCGGCATCCGGACGCGTTCATGA
- a CDS encoding OsmC family peroxiredoxin, which yields MTVTSEAATTWTGSLMEGSGTVAFSSSNLGTFPIDWKSRSEGSDSTTTPEELIAAAHASCFSMALSHALAENGTPPERVNTSASVTFKPGVGITGSHLNVNATVPGLTPEKFQEIAEGAKTGCPVSQALAGIDITLEASLA from the coding sequence ATGACCGTCACCAGTGAAGCCGCCACCACCTGGACCGGATCCCTGATGGAGGGCTCGGGCACCGTCGCCTTCTCGAGCTCGAACCTCGGCACCTTCCCCATCGACTGGAAGTCGCGCAGCGAGGGGTCCGATTCCACCACGACGCCCGAGGAGCTCATCGCCGCGGCTCACGCCTCCTGCTTCAGCATGGCTCTCTCGCACGCCCTGGCCGAGAACGGCACCCCGCCGGAGCGCGTCAACACCTCCGCGTCCGTCACCTTCAAGCCCGGCGTCGGCATCACGGGCAGCCACCTGAACGTCAATGCGACCGTTCCCGGCCTCACCCCGGAGAAGTTCCAGGAGATCGCCGAGGGCGCCAAGACCGGATGCCCGGTGTCGCAGGCTCTCGCCGGAATCGACATCACCCTCGAGGCGAGCCTCGCCTGA
- a CDS encoding DUF4395 domain-containing protein yields MTAPDGIDPRGPRFAAGITSALLLTATVLALTGIAAASSSASFGWFAYQPLASSAFTGGGWAITAAPIGERAADPGFVVASIVAALFVWGVVSPATSPWAVLFRTVVRPRLAPPAELEDPRPPRFAQGVGLFVVGLGLVLHLAGVPLALPIAAAAAFTAAFLNAAFGFCLGCQMYLLLQRAGVLGRSGAAA; encoded by the coding sequence ATGACCGCTCCGGACGGAATCGACCCCAGAGGCCCCCGGTTCGCCGCGGGGATCACATCGGCGCTGCTGCTGACCGCCACAGTCCTGGCCCTCACCGGGATCGCCGCGGCGAGCTCGAGCGCCTCGTTCGGGTGGTTCGCCTACCAGCCGCTCGCCTCCTCCGCCTTCACGGGCGGCGGGTGGGCAATCACGGCTGCACCCATCGGCGAACGTGCCGCCGACCCCGGCTTCGTGGTGGCGTCGATCGTCGCCGCACTTTTCGTCTGGGGCGTGGTGTCACCCGCCACGTCGCCGTGGGCGGTGCTCTTCCGCACGGTCGTGCGCCCTCGCCTCGCGCCGCCCGCTGAGCTCGAGGACCCGCGTCCGCCGCGCTTCGCCCAGGGTGTCGGCCTGTTCGTGGTGGGCCTCGGCCTGGTGCTGCACCTCGCCGGTGTTCCCCTGGCCCTTCCGATCGCCGCAGCAGCCGCGTTCACGGCCGCCTTCCTCAACGCCGCATTCGGCTTCTGCCTCGGCTGCCAGATGTATCTGCTGCTGCAGCGCGCCGGCGTGCTGGGGCGCAGCGGAGCGGCCGCCTGA
- a CDS encoding thioredoxin family protein, translated as MPLSTALLTAGILLVITVAAGALWRLRDGRRRRASGVVDVARLGLLRDRAALVLFSTETCSRCPQVRRMLHALASERGAVDVHEVDLTHRADLASDNRVLSTPTTLLIGPDARVVARFVGVPRRDDIVAALNELPALQETA; from the coding sequence ATGCCCCTCTCGACCGCTCTGCTCACCGCCGGCATCCTGCTGGTGATCACGGTGGCCGCAGGCGCGCTGTGGCGGCTCAGGGACGGCCGCCGCCGTCGCGCGTCGGGCGTCGTCGACGTCGCTCGGCTGGGCCTGCTGCGCGATCGCGCGGCACTCGTGCTCTTCAGCACAGAGACCTGCTCGCGCTGTCCGCAGGTGCGCCGGATGCTGCACGCGCTGGCCTCCGAGCGAGGTGCGGTCGACGTGCACGAGGTGGACCTCACCCATCGCGCCGACCTGGCATCCGACAACCGCGTGCTGAGCACCCCCACGACCCTGCTCATCGGCCCGGATGCGCGGGTCGTCGCCCGCTTCGTCGGCGTGCCCCGCCGCGACGACATCGTCGCCGCTCTGAACGAGCTGCCCGCACTGCAGGAGACCGCATGA
- a CDS encoding thymidylate synthase has protein sequence MSAVVPTPYEDLLRDVLESGTHKDDRTGTGTTSVFGRQIRFDLSKGFPLITTKRVHFKSIAYELLWFLRGDSNVRWLQENGVTIWDEWADAEGDLGPVYGVQWRSWPTPDGGHIDQLSEVIEQIKATPDSRRLIVSAWNPADIPDMALAPCHAMFQFYVADGRLSCQLYQRSADLFLGVPFNIASYALLTLMVAQQTGLEPGDFVWTGGDCHIYDNHVEQVREQLTREPYPYPTLSIVRTPSSILDYRYDDFVVEGYQHHPAIRAAVAV, from the coding sequence ATGAGTGCAGTCGTACCCACGCCTTATGAAGACCTGCTCCGCGATGTGCTGGAGTCCGGCACTCACAAGGACGACCGCACCGGCACTGGCACCACGAGCGTGTTCGGCCGACAGATCCGGTTCGACCTCTCGAAGGGCTTCCCGCTCATCACGACCAAGCGGGTGCACTTCAAGTCGATCGCATACGAGCTGCTGTGGTTCCTGCGTGGTGATTCGAACGTGCGATGGCTGCAGGAGAACGGCGTCACGATCTGGGACGAGTGGGCGGATGCCGAAGGCGACCTCGGCCCCGTGTACGGCGTGCAGTGGCGGTCGTGGCCCACGCCCGACGGCGGCCATATCGACCAGCTGTCCGAGGTCATCGAGCAGATCAAGGCGACGCCGGACTCGCGTCGGCTGATCGTGTCGGCGTGGAATCCCGCCGACATCCCCGATATGGCGCTCGCCCCCTGCCACGCGATGTTCCAGTTCTACGTCGCCGACGGCCGGCTCTCGTGCCAGCTGTACCAGCGCAGCGCCGATCTCTTCCTCGGGGTGCCTTTCAACATCGCCTCATACGCACTGCTGACTCTGATGGTCGCGCAGCAGACAGGGCTGGAGCCCGGTGACTTCGTCTGGACGGGCGGCGACTGCCACATCTACGACAACCACGTCGAACAGGTGCGAGAGCAGCTCACCCGCGAGCCGTATCCGTACCCCACGCTGTCTATCGTCCGCACCCCTTCGTCCATCCTCGACTACCGGTACGACGACTTCGTCGTCGAGGGCTACCAGCACCACCCGGCCATCCGCGCGGCGGTGGCCGTATGA
- a CDS encoding dihydrofolate reductase: MTWAGLIWAQSKNGVIGAGGGMPWHVPEDLAHFKEVTLGAPVVMGRRTWDSLPERFRPLPDRENIVITRSQGWSADGARRASGVEDAVRGLERVWIIGGAEIFRQVIGDADRLEITELDLEVDGDAFAPPIDDWRLVDEGKWQTSRTGIRYRFLGYER, from the coding sequence ATGACCTGGGCGGGCCTGATCTGGGCTCAGTCGAAGAACGGCGTGATCGGTGCCGGAGGAGGGATGCCCTGGCACGTCCCCGAGGATCTCGCGCACTTCAAGGAGGTCACGCTCGGAGCGCCCGTGGTCATGGGCCGGCGCACCTGGGACTCGCTGCCCGAGCGGTTCCGGCCGCTGCCGGACCGCGAGAACATCGTCATCACGCGCAGCCAGGGCTGGAGCGCAGACGGTGCGCGTCGCGCGTCGGGCGTGGAGGACGCGGTTCGGGGCCTGGAGCGGGTCTGGATCATCGGGGGAGCGGAGATCTTCCGCCAGGTGATCGGCGATGCCGACCGCCTCGAGATCACCGAGCTTGACCTCGAGGTCGACGGTGATGCGTTCGCGCCGCCGATCGACGACTGGCGTCTCGTCGACGAGGGGAAGTGGCAGACGTCCCGCACGGGCATCCGGTACCGCTTCCTGGGGTACGAGCGCTGA
- a CDS encoding SDR family NAD(P)-dependent oxidoreductase, giving the protein MPTALITGASAGLGAEFARQLAARQADLVLVARTADALESLAQRLRDEHGVHVEVITADLAVEAEVQRVADRLSDPAAPIDLLVNNAGFGLPLQFADNDIDDEVRHLRVHVEASMRLMHAALRSMRGRGGRIINVASVAGFISRSTYSACKSWLIGFSRWANAEYGREGVSVTALCPGFTHTSFHERMGLAPGQEGVPAVLWLDAARVVRVGLRDASLGRAVSVPSIRYMLIVALARVLPSGLTSGVARRGRV; this is encoded by the coding sequence ATGCCCACCGCGCTCATCACGGGAGCCAGCGCCGGACTCGGCGCCGAGTTCGCACGTCAGCTCGCAGCCCGCCAGGCCGACCTGGTGCTCGTCGCACGCACCGCAGACGCTCTCGAGTCGCTGGCGCAGCGGCTGCGCGACGAGCACGGCGTTCACGTCGAGGTCATCACCGCCGATCTCGCCGTCGAGGCGGAGGTGCAGCGCGTCGCCGATCGGCTCTCCGATCCCGCGGCCCCGATCGATCTGCTCGTGAACAACGCGGGCTTCGGTCTGCCGCTGCAGTTCGCCGACAATGACATCGATGACGAGGTGCGCCACCTGCGTGTGCACGTCGAGGCGTCGATGCGCCTCATGCACGCCGCCCTCCGCAGCATGCGCGGCCGCGGAGGTCGGATCATCAACGTCGCCTCTGTCGCCGGTTTCATCTCGCGGTCCACGTACTCGGCGTGCAAGTCGTGGCTCATCGGCTTCAGCCGCTGGGCCAACGCGGAATATGGCAGGGAGGGCGTCAGCGTCACCGCGCTCTGCCCTGGATTCACGCACACGAGCTTCCACGAGCGCATGGGCCTTGCGCCCGGCCAGGAGGGCGTGCCCGCGGTGCTGTGGCTCGACGCTGCCCGCGTCGTCCGCGTCGGGCTGCGCGACGCCTCGCTCGGCCGGGCCGTCTCGGTCCCGTCGATCAGGTACATGCTCATCGTCGCGCTCGCGCGGGTGCTTCCGAGCGGGCTCACCTCGGGCGTCGCCCGCCGCGGTCGCGTGTGA
- the dapA gene encoding 4-hydroxy-tetrahydrodipicolinate synthase — MTHADNPFGQVLVALVTPMTADGEVDWPATERHMDRVIADGADGIVVTGTTGETSTLTDDEKIRLVEVGKDVSAGRAKIITGGGSNETAHAIELYKASEKAGADGIMIVTPYYNKPTQAGILTHFRLVADATDLPVILYDIPGRTGVPIKYETILRLAKHPNILAVKDAKGDFSEVSRVLNQTDLMYFSGDDANVLPHLSIGATGMIGVTANITSAPYRTIVDAVNRGDLATATAEHKRLEPLVRAAMTHVPGTVAAKYILHGLGRITSPRVRLPLVGPEEWEAALIEDELALVKDVAGADFSNFRPDRNAAAGGALPKVHGTTR, encoded by the coding sequence ATGACGCACGCGGACAACCCCTTCGGGCAGGTACTCGTCGCACTCGTGACGCCGATGACCGCCGACGGCGAGGTCGACTGGCCCGCCACCGAGCGGCACATGGACCGCGTCATCGCCGATGGAGCAGACGGCATCGTGGTCACCGGCACCACGGGTGAGACCTCCACCCTCACCGACGATGAGAAGATCCGCCTGGTCGAGGTCGGCAAGGACGTCTCGGCCGGCCGGGCCAAGATCATCACCGGCGGCGGATCCAATGAGACCGCGCACGCGATCGAGCTGTACAAGGCGAGTGAGAAGGCCGGCGCAGACGGCATCATGATCGTCACGCCGTACTACAACAAGCCCACACAGGCGGGCATCCTGACCCACTTCCGGCTCGTGGCAGATGCGACGGACCTGCCTGTCATCCTCTACGACATCCCCGGCCGCACCGGTGTGCCGATCAAGTACGAGACGATCCTGCGCCTCGCCAAGCACCCCAACATCCTCGCCGTCAAAGATGCCAAGGGTGACTTCAGCGAGGTCAGCCGCGTGCTGAACCAGACCGACCTGATGTACTTCTCGGGCGATGACGCGAACGTCCTCCCGCACCTGTCGATCGGCGCCACGGGAATGATCGGCGTCACCGCGAACATCACCTCCGCTCCGTACCGCACCATCGTCGACGCGGTGAACCGCGGCGACCTCGCCACCGCCACGGCTGAGCACAAGCGTCTCGAACCGCTCGTGCGCGCGGCGATGACGCACGTGCCGGGCACGGTCGCGGCCAAGTACATCCTGCACGGTCTGGGGCGCATCACCAGCCCCCGCGTGCGCCTGCCTCTGGTCGGCCCGGAGGAGTGGGAGGCCGCCCTCATCGAGGACGAGCTCGCGCTCGTCAAGGACGTCGCAGGAGCCGACTTCTCGAACTTCCGCCCTGACCGCAATGCGGCCGCGGGCGGAGCACTGCCCAAGGTGCACGGCACCACACGATGA
- a CDS encoding ribonuclease J, with protein sequence MSFPLAEPEPLAHGTLRVTPLGGLGEVGRNMTVFEYEGKILIVDCGVLFPEEHQPGVDLILPDFEPIKHRLDDVVGVVLTHGHEDHIGAVPYLLRLKQDIPLIGSGLTLALVEAKLKEHRIKPFTLTVKEGQEERVGPFDLEFVAVNHSIPDALAVAIRTPAGLALATGDFKMDQLPLDGRITDLRAFARLGEEGVDLFLVDSTNADVPGFTPTERSIGPVLEQVIGKARRRVIVASFSSHVHRVQQVIDAAHAHGRRVAFLGRSMVRNMTIAEQLGYLKVPANVLIDYKKARDLPDDKIVYMSTGSQGEPMAVLSRMANLDHAIEPGEGDTVILASSLIPGNENAVYRVIDGLTKLGADVVHKANAQVHVSGHAAAGELIYCYNILKPKNVLPVHGEYRHLIANAKLAQATGIPEERTIVGGNGTIIDLRDGEARVAGQLDIGFVYVDGSTVGGITDADLKDRRILGEEGFVSIIVVVDSSTGRIVSGPEIHARGVAEDDRVFDDITPKIVAALEEAARNGVRDNHALSQIIRRTIGRWVNQKLRRRPMIVPLVIEA encoded by the coding sequence ATGTCCTTCCCCCTCGCCGAACCCGAACCGCTCGCACATGGAACGCTGCGGGTCACCCCGCTGGGCGGTCTGGGCGAGGTCGGTCGCAACATGACCGTCTTCGAGTACGAGGGCAAGATCCTCATCGTCGACTGCGGCGTGCTCTTCCCCGAGGAGCACCAGCCGGGCGTCGACCTGATCCTGCCGGACTTCGAGCCCATCAAGCACCGTCTCGATGACGTGGTCGGTGTCGTGCTGACCCACGGTCACGAAGACCACATCGGCGCCGTGCCCTACCTCCTGCGCCTGAAGCAGGACATCCCCCTGATCGGCTCCGGCCTCACTCTTGCGCTCGTCGAGGCGAAGCTCAAGGAGCATCGCATCAAGCCCTTCACGCTCACGGTGAAGGAAGGGCAGGAGGAGAGGGTCGGACCGTTCGACCTCGAGTTCGTCGCGGTCAACCACTCGATCCCGGATGCCCTGGCCGTCGCGATCCGCACCCCCGCCGGACTGGCGCTGGCCACCGGCGACTTCAAGATGGATCAGCTGCCGCTCGACGGGCGCATCACCGATCTGCGCGCCTTCGCCCGCCTGGGCGAGGAGGGAGTCGACCTGTTCCTCGTCGACTCCACCAACGCCGACGTCCCGGGCTTCACGCCCACCGAGCGCTCGATCGGACCGGTGCTCGAGCAGGTCATCGGCAAGGCGCGTCGCCGCGTGATCGTGGCCAGCTTCTCGAGCCATGTGCACCGCGTGCAGCAGGTCATCGACGCTGCGCACGCGCACGGTCGTCGTGTCGCCTTCCTCGGTCGCAGCATGGTGCGCAACATGACCATCGCCGAGCAGCTGGGCTACCTCAAGGTGCCTGCGAACGTGCTGATCGACTACAAGAAGGCTCGCGATCTGCCCGACGACAAGATCGTGTACATGTCGACCGGGTCGCAGGGCGAGCCGATGGCGGTGCTCAGCCGCATGGCGAACCTCGACCACGCGATCGAGCCGGGCGAGGGCGACACCGTCATCCTCGCGTCGAGCCTGATCCCCGGAAACGAGAACGCCGTCTACCGCGTGATCGACGGGCTCACCAAGCTCGGCGCCGACGTCGTGCACAAGGCCAACGCCCAGGTGCACGTCTCCGGCCACGCCGCCGCGGGCGAGCTGATCTACTGCTACAACATCCTCAAGCCCAAGAACGTCCTGCCCGTGCACGGCGAGTACCGCCATCTCATCGCGAACGCGAAGCTGGCGCAGGCCACGGGCATCCCCGAAGAGCGCACGATCGTCGGCGGCAACGGCACGATCATCGACCTGCGCGACGGCGAGGCCCGCGTGGCAGGACAGCTCGACATCGGATTCGTGTACGTCGACGGCTCCACTGTCGGCGGCATCACCGACGCCGACCTCAAGGATCGCCGGATCCTCGGCGAAGAGGGCTTCGTGTCGATCATCGTCGTGGTCGACTCGTCGACCGGGCGGATCGTCTCGGGTCCGGAGATCCACGCGCGCGGCGTCGCCGAGGACGACCGTGTCTTCGACGACATCACTCCGAAGATCGTGGCGGCGCTGGAAGAGGCTGCCCGCAACGGCGTGCGTGACAACCACGCGCTGTCGCAGATCATCCGCCGCACCATCGGACGCTGGGTCAACCAGAAGCTGCGCCGTCGTCCGATGATCGTGCCGCTCGTCATTGAGGCCTGA